The Leifsonia sp. 1010 genomic sequence GTGCTCGAGGCGGAGGGCCGCGCGGCCGAAGCGCTCGACGCCTACGAAGACGCGGTCGCCGAGCCCGGGGCGGAGCGCTTCCCCTTCCCCCTCGCGGTGGCTGCCCTGGACGCCGGGCGGCTCGCCGCCGCGCAGCCGGGAGCCACGGCCGGAACCCGCGAGCGGGCGCGGGCACAGCTGGACGCTGCGGCCGAGACCTTCCGCCGGCTCGGAGCAGCGGGATACCTCGCCCGCTCCGTACGTCTGCTCGACGAGACGGCGGTCGCGACGTCGGCCGTCGACCCGCTCGCGACGCTCACGACGCGGGAGCGGCAGGTGGCGCACGCACTCGCCGCGGGGATGACGAACAAGGAGATCGCGGAGCGCCTCTACGTGTCCGTGACGACCGTCAACTTCCACGTCCGCAACATCCTCTCGAAGCTCGGGCTGCGCTCGCGCCGCGACCTCCGGACCCTGTCCCGAAGGAGACCCGTCAAGTCTTGACGGTTTCGCGCTGCCGGCACCTTTCCGGGGCCGAGCGCTGGTTAAGGTGGAGAGACCTGGGATGCCCGGCCCGGGACGTGGATACGCTTCACATTCCGACGAATCGTCTCAACCCGACGCGTGTCGTGGCCGGGCATCCTCGGGCAGTCCGCCGTGTCGCGTCGGATCGCCGGGCGCTTGCGTCGGCCCTCCGGGCGCCTGCGTCGGCCCTCCGGGCGCTTGCGTCGGAGATTCGCGGCTGATCGCTCCGAATCTCCATCCGCACCGCGGCCGGTCGGAGATTTGCGGCACTTTCTCCTACGTTGCACCCAAAGGTGCGCGGCGCGGGTTCTCCACAGATTCCGCGATCGGAATATGCCTCGAGACTGCTGCCGGGATGCTGGATCCATGACCCGACATCACCGCACCTGGTGCGCCACACCCGCGAGCACCGCCGTTACCGACCTTCCGGTCGGCGCCACGCAATCAGTCGCCGAGGATCCGTGCTCCATGCACGGGCCCGGTGGCCCGGACGGCCCTCACGCGCGCGGCACTGAGAGCGATCTGCAGATCGATCGCCGAGTCCAGATCGGCCGCCAGGAAGGCGACTGTCGGGCCGGATCCGGACACGATTCCGGCCAGCGCGCCGTTCATCTCGCCCAGCTCGATGACATCGGCGATCTCGGGCACGAGGTGGATGGCCGGAGCCTGCAGGTCGTTCGTCAGCGCCTCGGCGAGCATGGCAGGTTCGCCGGCGCGGAGGGCCTGCAGCACGGCCGAGTCGACCGTCGGGGAGACCTGCGCCGGAGCGATGTCGGCCGCGTGGCGCTCGCGGTGCCGATCCAGCTCGCTGTAGACGCGCGGTGTGCTCAGCTCGCCGTCCGGGAGCGCGAGCACCCAGTGGAACTGGCCCGTCGCCAGGGCGGGACTCAGCCGGTCGCCCCGACCCGTGCCGATGGCGGTGCCGCCGACCAGCGCGAAGGGCACGTCGGCGCCCAGCTTCGCGGCGAGCGTGAGGAGTTCCTCGCGCCCGAGCTCGGTGCCCCAGAGGGCATCGCACGCGACGAGCGTGGCGGCGGCGTCGGCCGAGCCTCCGCCCATCCCGCCGGCGATGGGAACGTGCTTGTCGATCTCCAGGCGCACCCCGCTGGAGTAGCCCGTCCGCTTCGCGAGCAGACGGGCGGCCTTGATCGCCAGATTGGATTCGTCGCGCGGCAGGCCGCTCGTGTCGACGGTGCCGCCGAAACTCACCGAGAAGTCATCGGCGTGATACGCCCGGACATCCTCGTAGAGGGAGACGGCTTG encodes the following:
- a CDS encoding 4-(cytidine 5'-diphospho)-2-C-methyl-D-erythritol kinase, which produces MVDAWDVDGVHVRAPGKINVFMRVGAVMEDGYHDVATAYQAVSLYEDVRAYHADDFSVSFGGTVDTSGLPRDESNLAIKAARLLAKRTGYSSGVRLEIDKHVPIAGGMGGGSADAAATLVACDALWGTELGREELLTLAAKLGADVPFALVGGTAIGTGRGDRLSPALATGQFHWVLALPDGELSTPRVYSELDRHRERHAADIAPAQVSPTVDSAVLQALRAGEPAMLAEALTNDLQAPAIHLVPEIADVIELGEMNGALAGIVSGSGPTVAFLAADLDSAIDLQIALSAARVRAVRATGPVHGARILGD